In a single window of the Lolium rigidum isolate FL_2022 unplaced genomic scaffold, APGP_CSIRO_Lrig_0.1 contig_17761_1, whole genome shotgun sequence genome:
- the LOC124680509 gene encoding uncharacterized protein LOC124680509 encodes MASVVFETIHDAVAVGRDDVVFCVVILCLSMLSLVIFAASSAPAGGDGEEKRRRRSGSRANGPVFVGGWGCACGGCRAGAGVCGTYLS; translated from the coding sequence ATGGCGAGCGTCGTCTTCGAGACGATCCACGATGCGGTGGCCGTCGGCAGGGACGACGTCGTGTTCTGCGTCGTCATCCTGTGCCTGTCCATGTTGTCCTTGGTCATCTTCGCGGCCTCCTCCGCccccgccggcggcgacggggaagagaagcggcggcggcgctccggctcCCGCGCGAACGGGCCGGTGTTCGTTGGCGGCTGGGGCTGCGCCTGCGGTGGCtgccgcgccggcgccggagtCTGCGGCACCTACCTTTCCTGA